One genomic window of Mucilaginibacter sp. SJ includes the following:
- a CDS encoding M16 family metallopeptidase has protein sequence MCSARDVKFCLYSKISLQNRANDPGSVFNDTVSALLGNYNIRRAGPSAAKLDRIDANRVLSIYKEIFADASNTKFVFTGSIDTSVLKPLLVNYLSALPKSAKKMSSSNLDIDIPKGEITKTVYKGTDAKSTVVLVFSGDMPYSIANRIGLDALKEVLSIRLTERLREEENGVYSPSVYATISKYPSNRYRLVVQFGCGPQNVEKLIASTLDELNKIKREGPAQINVDKWRAETFRQREVELKTNDWWLSYLNGQLQTEEDVQQLNEVPELINHITSDGLRELANKYLTGANYIRAVLLPEISN, from the coding sequence ATGTGTAGTGCCCGGGACGTTAAATTTTGTTTATATTCCAAAATAAGCCTGCAAAACCGTGCTAATGACCCCGGTAGTGTGTTTAATGATACGGTGAGCGCCTTGCTTGGCAATTATAATATTCGCAGGGCAGGGCCATCTGCGGCGAAGTTGGATAGAATAGATGCTAATAGAGTGCTGTCTATTTATAAAGAGATATTCGCTGATGCATCAAATACCAAATTTGTATTCACAGGTAGTATAGATACCTCAGTACTAAAACCTCTGTTGGTGAATTATTTGTCGGCACTCCCGAAATCGGCGAAGAAAATGAGCTCAAGTAACCTGGATATTGATATTCCTAAAGGGGAAATAACTAAGACGGTATATAAAGGCACAGACGCTAAGTCAACTGTCGTACTTGTGTTTTCGGGCGATATGCCCTACAGTATAGCAAACCGGATAGGTTTGGACGCATTGAAAGAAGTGTTATCCATTAGATTAACAGAGCGTCTGCGTGAAGAGGAAAACGGTGTATATAGTCCATCGGTATATGCTACGATAAGTAAGTACCCAAGCAATAGATACCGTTTGGTGGTACAGTTTGGCTGTGGTCCCCAAAATGTGGAGAAACTCATAGCATCGACATTAGATGAATTAAATAAAATCAAAAGAGAAGGACCTGCTCAAATAAATGTAGACAAATGGCGTGCCGAAACATTTAGGCAGCGTGAAGTAGAGCTAAAAACCAACGATTGGTGGTTAAGCTATCTTAACGGGCAATTGCAAACCGAAGAGGACGTGCAGCAGTTGAATGAAGTACCGGAGTTGATCAATCATATTACATCTGACGGGTTGAGAGAATTGGCTAATAAATATTTGACAGGAGCTAATTATATTAGAGCAGTATTACTGCCTGAAATCAGTAATTAA
- a CDS encoding RagB/SusD family nutrient uptake outer membrane protein, translating to MKKTTIIAAILLFTSSFYSCKKYLDLAPNENISEEQAFSTMIQTENFANNIYAELPIYQQRLSDGFTTLDCLSDEAAPTYFQGGRTFNSGGYGPTNITNFIGNIWGNAFKNIRKCNILLEKLPSVPTIQANDNETRKRLRGEGLFLRAFLYFDILKVFGKFPIIDMALKPDDEFKVQRNTYDECVAFIQKDLDEAVTLLPLNYPTNQLGRANKGMCMALKSRLLLYAASPLNSADNAAKWQAAAKASKEVIDLNQYSLYNQNSDKAENYKAIFNVFANNEIIWFLNLGNGKRFEQNYYPTCNGGWGDETPTQNFVDEFQMDNGKDITDPTSGYDSARPYLHREPRFYGTVWYNGSVIRGIRVQTNPGGNAAINGGNDNTKTGYYTRKFSDESVDLYNGPGKQMMSIWFRLAEMYLNYAEASNEANSNPAADPFIYSYVNLIRSRAGLPGLVTGLSKTQMRLAIRHERRIELSFEEHRFFDDRRCKLTFGGPIKGIVWADAAGTSYTLITAENRAFDPKMYYMPIPQREIDITKMEQNPGWQ from the coding sequence ATGAAAAAAACTACAATAATAGCGGCGATCTTGTTATTTACATCTTCATTCTATTCGTGTAAGAAATATTTAGATCTCGCTCCAAACGAAAATATCTCTGAGGAACAAGCCTTCAGCACAATGATTCAAACGGAGAACTTCGCTAATAATATTTATGCGGAACTTCCGATATATCAGCAAAGGCTAAGCGACGGCTTCACTACGTTGGATTGCCTGAGCGACGAAGCTGCACCAACTTATTTTCAAGGAGGCAGAACCTTCAACAGCGGCGGTTATGGCCCCACCAACATCACCAATTTTATCGGGAATATATGGGGTAATGCGTTCAAAAATATAAGAAAGTGTAATATTTTGCTGGAAAAATTACCCTCGGTACCGACCATACAGGCAAATGATAATGAAACCAGAAAGAGATTACGGGGAGAAGGATTGTTCTTACGTGCATTCCTGTATTTCGACATCCTCAAAGTATTTGGCAAATTTCCGATCATCGACATGGCGCTAAAACCTGATGACGAATTTAAGGTACAAAGGAATACATATGACGAATGTGTTGCATTTATCCAGAAGGACCTCGACGAGGCTGTCACACTGCTGCCGTTAAATTACCCTACCAATCAATTGGGAAGGGCTAACAAGGGAATGTGCATGGCGTTGAAGTCGCGGCTCTTGTTGTACGCTGCTAGCCCCTTGAACTCGGCAGATAACGCTGCAAAATGGCAGGCTGCTGCTAAAGCTTCGAAAGAGGTTATCGATCTTAACCAATATTCATTATATAACCAGAATTCAGACAAGGCTGAGAATTACAAGGCTATATTCAATGTATTTGCCAACAATGAGATCATCTGGTTTTTGAATTTAGGGAATGGTAAAAGATTTGAGCAGAATTATTATCCTACTTGTAACGGAGGTTGGGGTGATGAAACGCCCACCCAAAATTTTGTGGACGAGTTTCAGATGGACAATGGAAAGGATATCACTGACCCGACATCAGGCTATGATTCCGCAAGGCCTTACCTGCACAGGGAGCCGAGGTTCTATGGCACTGTATGGTACAATGGAAGCGTGATCCGCGGCATCCGCGTTCAGACTAACCCGGGAGGCAATGCAGCTATCAATGGTGGTAACGACAATACGAAAACCGGTTATTACACCCGGAAGTTTAGCGACGAATCTGTGGATCTATACAATGGACCGGGCAAGCAAATGATGAGCATATGGTTCCGATTGGCAGAAATGTACCTTAACTATGCCGAAGCGAGCAATGAAGCTAATTCTAATCCTGCTGCCGACCCTTTTATATATAGCTATGTGAACCTGATCAGGTCAAGGGCCGGCTTACCTGGACTTGTGACTGGTTTATCAAAAACACAGATGCGATTGGCCATCAGGCACGAAAGAAGGATAGAATTAAGTTTTGAAGAGCACCGATTCTTCGATGACAGAAGATGTAAGCTAACCTTTGGCGGCCCGATAAAAGGTATTGTGTGGGCTGATGCAGCAGGCACGAGTTATACGCTGATCACAGCGGAAAACAGGGCATTCGATCCTAAAATGTACTACATGCCAATCCCGCAGCGAGAAATTGATATTACCAAGATGGAGCAAAATCCGGGTTGGCAATAA